In a genomic window of Mercenaria mercenaria strain notata chromosome 19, MADL_Memer_1, whole genome shotgun sequence:
- the LOC128551001 gene encoding putative uncharacterized protein FLJ46204, with translation METRRNMEVHTGELINVHTQERTEVHAGEPINVHTQERTEVHTGERINIHTQEHTEVHTGERINIHTQEHTEVHTGEPINVHTQEHTENNIQRIIQRTIQRDTKVHREEHLQVYTEEHSENHIEEHTVQHTKGYKGIYRGIFRAAYLGTYRVTYREPYREHTVKYTCIEVNLQIYRGTY, from the exons ATGGAGACACGCAGGAACATGGAGGTACACACTGGAGAACTCATAAATGTACACACACAGGAACGTACAGAGGTACACGCTGGAGAACCCATAAATGTACACACACAGGAACGTACAGAGGTACACACTGGAGAACGTATAAATATACACACACAGGAACATACAGAGGTACACACTGGAGAACGTATAAATATACACACACAGGAACATACAGAGGTACACACTGGAGAACCCATAAATGTACACACACAGGAACATACAGAG AATAACATACAGAGAATCATACAGAGGACCATACAAAGGGATACAAAGGTACATAGAGAGGAACATTTACAGGTATATACAGAAGAACATTCAGAGAATCATATAGAGGAACATACAGTGCAGCATACAAAAGGATACAAAG GTATATACAGAGGAATCTTCAGAGCAGCATACCTTGGTACATACAGAGTAACATACAGAGAACCATACAGGGAACATACAGTAAAATATACATGCATAGAGGTAAATTTACAGATATACAGAGGTACATACTGA